The genomic region CCCTCTCTGGTTCTAGGCAGACCACGGTCTCAAATGCTGACATGACGGGGACGTTGAggagcccaaagtcacagagctgggaggTGGTAGAACTAACACTCACACAGGAACCCTCTGTCTTCTCAGAAATTTGCTGAGATAGGAGACCGTCTTGCTTACCTTCTGTGGTGTGTGGATCCATGGTTGATGGGCAAGTACTCGTAGTGGATCCTAGGGGGAAAAAGACAGAAGGGGTGAAGAAGTAAACGTCCAAATACTGACTGAATGAGGACTATTCTTTCTGGAAGGTTGACTTCCTGCCTGTCCTTGACTCTGTCATCTCTCAGAGCCTTGATGGGGGAGGGCAGAGCTTCTGGTTCCTCCCCGTGAATGCACTGAGTAGAACCtccatcctggagaagggatggtggaaggaggcaggaagaaTATGCCTGGTGAAAGACAGCTGTAAGCAAGAGACATTCTCTCTGCTACGGGAATGAGTATTTATGCTCCTTAATTGCGATATCACCTGTATGTCAGAGGTGCTTCTGGGAAAACATTAAGAGCAAGTGGCCAATGTAATCTCTGATGCTCCCGAATGagcccagcctctcctccccctgGGTCTACCCTGACCCTTTTCTTTATTGCCTGGATAGACAGGACTGTGATGTGGGGCATCCATACAGGAAGTGGAAGAGAGTTGAGATGCCATCTaccatctctcttcctctctggttCTCATTGCCTCCATTTCTCCAGAAGCCCTAAGGTTGCCCTGACACCAGCATGGAGCCCTTGATATAGGGTTCACGATACAGTAAGCTGTTATGCAAAAACCCAAATGGGCTTTTTGCCCAGTGCAATCTCATTGTGTATATTGTAAAGCATGGGACTCttcatgggttctccaggcaagaatactggaatgagttgccatttcctcctccaggggaccatgCTTTGTCAGGACTCTTCACTATGATCCGTCAggcttgggtggccctgcatgactggctcatagcttcactgaggtACGAAGGCCCCTTCACCActacaaggctgtgatccatgtggaggagatagtgaaggatagaggagTCTGTTGTGCTGCAGGCCTCAGGGTGGCAAAGGGTTGGACAACATAGCGTCTGAACAGGAACAACAAAGCATGGGCCAGGAAGAGGTTGCTCACCTGTGACAGACAGGAACAGTGGGTCGCTGGAGTTTGACCACGAGTAGGGAGAGCGAGTGAAAGAGCCGTAACACCTGTAGACCCCGCTGTGGGCTGGGGTCCCAGGACCCAGAGGGAACTCTGCCTGGAGTGCTCTGCAGGGGCTCTGCCCTCCAGCGAGATGGCGTCCAAGGTTCACCCCCTCCCTGAGCAAATGGAACTGGTCAAAGGCACTCTCGGAGCTGCAGACCAAGGTCACGTTCTCTCCTGACCTCACCATGGAGCCCCCCTGGGCTGAGAGAGAGGGTTTTTTGGACAGACCTGGAAGGAGGAGAGCTTGATCTTAAAGCACAAAGTAACTCTACTCCTAAGTAGAGGACTAAAGCCTGAAGTGTGCAACAAGAGcagcactgcaatgagaaggccgCCCACCGCCAGGAGAGAAAGCCCCACAGTAAGGGGTACCCAGCACAGAGAGggtgggttgatttgggagaatggcattgaaacatgtataatatcatatatgaaacgagtcaccagtccaggttcgaatctcgatactggatgcttggggctggtgcactgggatgacccagagggatggtatggggagggaggagggaggaggctacAGGgtgtggaacacatgtatacctgtggtggattcatgttgatatatggcaaaaccaatacaatattgtaaagttaaaaaaaaaataaataaaaaaagaaaacttagaaataactttaaaaatggagtgtcatttaaaatccttttaaaaaataaataatttttaaaatggattgtcatttaatattcttttttaaagaaagaatatatgtatatgaataactgaatcactctgttgtacaacAGGAATTAACAACATCtgaaatcaactagacttcaacaagcataaataagataaaataaattataaaaatcaacCAGATGTGCCATTCTCTTGAAATAAGCAGACTACTACTAAATAGACTACTAACTACTGCTGGGGACCATCAGCAAACATGGCATTGACCCAGAAGAAGAGATTATGGAGTGAAAATTGCCAGAATCTCATTAATCTTTGACCACCTCTTTCTTGAGGGCGTGTTCAGcgctgccctgcccacccccaaggGCTGGAAGGGATGGTTTAGCGGGGATGGTTGGAGGGACCACTCCCCCCGCCCCTTTGTGCAGAAGGACGCGTTAAACCGCGACGCTGAGCAATGTCAGGGTGTCAACCTCCATCACGATCACCCAGGGGCTGGACAGCAAGGGCGTCTGGTACCACAATGTGCTGCTGACAGAGGAAGGGAGCTCTGATATGAAAGCAGGAAACCAACCCCTTAACCAACCATCGTTGGCTGCCTGAGCGGGGAATTTCCTGGGTCCCTGCTCtggttcatttttctctattgGTCGTTCTTTCATGTTCTTGGTCCTTCAGTCTGTCACCAGCTGTGTCTTCTTAGCACATGGCAGGGACTCGGTTCTCTTTTCCCTTCCGTGTTcacacctcctctctctctggtTTGTTCCCTCTCCTGAGTTTGTGAGTGTCTCTGCACGCCTGTCATTCTCTCCCAGTACTGATGCTGGACTGGACACCAGACCTTCTGTGACACAGAGAGCAGAAGGGACGTATGGCCACACTCACCTGTGATCATgatgtccacggggtcgctgggGGCTGACCACTCATAGGGGGATCTTCTGAGAGAGCCGTAGCATCTGTAGGTGCCGGCACTCGCCAAAGTCATGGGGCCAATGGAGAAGTCAGCTGGGGCATACCCACCAGTGAGCATCTCTCCATGTCTCTGGAAATGCCCTGTGCTGTTTTCATGGTGCAGGATAAACTTGTCAAACATCACCAGTGAGTGACAGCGGAGGGTCACATTGTCTCCCTGCTGCACGAGGGGCCCTGGGTGGGCTGAGATGGAGGGTTTTTTGAACACACCTAGGAACAAAAGGTTGTGAGCTTCAGTGAGTCACCCACCTTGGCCCTTCCGCTGACATCTGAAGGTGTAAAACTCCTCCCCATTTACCAGCGGAGCCAATTACCCTTCCTGTGTGTTTTGTTGCATTCTCTTTAGCCTTGTTCTTGGACTTTGGCTCATGTTTCTTTTTGTTCAAGACCTCTGCCTCCTCTGTGCTCATTCTAAGCTCTTTAGCTGTTGGATCTGCTCTGGGGTTCATGCATGcttactcagtcacttcagttgagtccgactctgtgcaactccatggactgtagccagccaggctcctctgcccatgggattctccagttgagaatactggagtgggttaccatgctctcagCTTCATCCCATCCCTAATATGCGTGGTGGCGGCTGGGGTGGGTCTGAGGATGCATACCCTGGCTCCCTTCACACTCATCTAGAATGTGGGCGCTGACTCCAGGACattggggtggaggtggagaaaagggaacatttcccCATCTGTGTCCCCACCTCATGCCTCTGAGACATTCCTGGGACTTGTCCCTGAGGCTTCAGCTCCTTCAAATGGGATTATAGCTCCCTACCAGGTGGCAGGTGCTGGATCAGGGTCATGCCCCATCCTCCCTGCTGGCAGGCAGTGGCAGCATCCTGTCTAACTCATGCCTAGGGAGgctcctccttcctgccctggggCACCCCATCCCTCTATTCGACACCCTGAGTTTAAACTCTCAGAGTGGGTTCTCTTTCCCTGGTTTGGTCCTGGCTGGGGGTCCTGAGGAAGTCTTGCTCTGCATGGGCAAGTGGACCTAGGGTAGGATTGCCTGCAGGCACGGCTGTACTGGGCTGGGCTGGACCCCTCCTACCTGAGACCACAATCTGCAGGGGGTCACTGGGTGCAGACCAGTAGGCTTCAGAACATGTGTAGGACCCGGCATGTTCTCCGGTCACCGGGCCAAGGGTGAAGTTATTGAAATGATCTCCTTGGAGCTCAGGCAAACGccttttcccatctcttttgaaCAGTCTGAATCTCTTAAGTGGGGAATGGGAGTGACACTGAAGAGTCACAGTCTGTCCTAAGGGAACCACGGGGCTTGGCCAGGCGGACAAAGACAGCTTCTCATATTCACCTAGGAGAGAAGGAGACACAGGCTTTGAGTAGAAAATGGGAACAGTCAGCTCTCCCCACAGCCCTCGTGGGTGGGCTTCCCCTTTAATTCTTTGAACTCTCCTCCCCTAAAGTGCATCACCCTGATGCTCAAGGACACCTGGGGCTTGGGGACAGACAGAGATACAGTCAATCCAGGATGGACATCATGGAAATTCTCAGGACATGAATCACTCCTTGGGTTGACAAAATGTTGAGAACCTTTCtctcaaaacacaaaaaacctgggctgtacagtggttaggacttggcactttctctGCCAAGGGCCCAAGTTGAAACCCTGATCAGGgaaagatctcacaagctgcatgatgaaggcaaaataaaataccacagaaaaattgatgcatGGACAAGAAGcgaaaggacttccctgttgcATTTGTTGTAGctcaaaatggtaaagaatcttcctgcaaggcaggagaccagggttcagtccctgagatggcaagatcccctggataaggaaatggcaaccacctccatattcttgcctggagaatcctatggacagaggagcctggtgagctacagtccatggagtcgaaaggagtaggacatgactgactaacactaacacaacAAAGCAGTGAAAAAGCCACTAGActaaaaagaaggaagtaaacCTTGAACCTCGCTCCTTTGTTAACTAACCTACATCAAATGTGTGACAAGGTCCAAGTGGCCCTGCCTGATGACCAGACGCTTCCCTGGGGTCAGGTCTAGTGGGCGGTTCTGTAGATCCTGTTGTTAAGGGCCAGTTGGAGATGCCAGGAGCCAGCTTGTGGGGGAGGGTCTGTGGGCTgcagcctcctcctcccctctcatGATAGAAATGGCACTCAGTGGGCCTAGCTCCCAGCTCCCAGACTTCACACTGTGCCTTCAGGTCCAGAGTCCAGAACTAGACTAACCTCTAGGGAGAGCGAAGATGACTATCAAGGCCAATAGGAGGACCTGGGATCCACAGGACACAGGGCTCTCGCTGTACTGACAGGGGTCTCACCCCGACCCCAGTGTCATCTGCATCAGCCCCAACTACTTTGCTCAACAGAGAAATAAGGGATGGGGAGGACTCACCCACAGCTGCCCAGTTCCTCAGACTCACATAGAATCCTAGAAGGAAAAGCAT from Bos javanicus breed banteng chromosome 18, ARS-OSU_banteng_1.0, whole genome shotgun sequence harbors:
- the LOC133229483 gene encoding putative killer cell immunoglobulin-like receptor like protein KIR3DP1 — encoded protein: MEGEPKEDRTVNGEDPSAEGMIFAHLNHRTLSERLLTPTPLSPMHLSAETSIYEEFDGRRVQRIKGEAHPRGLWGELTVPIFYSKPVSPSLLGEYEKLSLSAWPSPVVPLGQTVTLQCHSHSPLKRFRLFKRDGKRRLPELQGDHFNNFTLGPVTGEHAGSYTCSEAYWSAPSDPLQIVVSGVFKKPSISAHPGPLVQQGDNVTLRCHSLVMFDKFILHHENSTGHFQRHGEMLTGGYAPADFSIGPMTLASAGTYRCYGSLRRSPYEWSAPSDPVDIMITGLSKKPSLSAQGGSMVRSGENVTLVCSSESAFDQFHLLREGVNLGRHLAGGQSPCRALQAEFPLGPGTPAHSGVYRCYGSFTRSPYSWSNSSDPLFLSVTGSTTSTCPSTMDPHTTEEAQLSQAHSSTWYIVLGLVIAFTSTSIILAALVCHWCSTQNHVAIMEGEPMEARIVNGEDSAAEDVIYAHLDLRTLSERRFTPTPLRPMHTSAEPIIYE